One Streptosporangium becharense genomic window, TCGCTCCCATCCGGGACACCGCCGAGCCGGCCCGGGAGCCGTACCAGGCACGGCGTCGCCAGTCGGCCCCGCCGCCCGCCTTCCCCCCGTCCCGGCAGCAGGGGACGGGTGCCCCCCGTCCGTCGGCCGACAGCCTGGACCCCGACTCGCTGCTGCGGGGCCGTCGCAACGCGCCTTCCGGGGGCTGGCGCAAGCTGGTGTACAAGGCGTCGGCGGGTCTGATCAAGCCCGGTGAGTCGCCGGAGGTCCGCCGTCGCCGCGAGTTGATCACCCGCGCCCGCACCCCGGTGGCCACCGGCCACCACCGCGTGGCGGTGCTCAGCCTGAAGGGAGGCGTCGGCAAGACCACCACCACGGTCGGGCTGGGTGCCACCCTGGCCCAGGTCCGCGGTGACCGCGTCATCGCAGTCGACGCCAACCCCGACCGGGGAACCCTGTCGGACAAGGTCGAGCTGGAAACCTCCGCGACCGTCCGCGACCTGCTCAACGAGCGCCAGCAGATCAGGCGCTACGTCGACATCCGGGCCTTCACCTCGCAGGCGCCGTCCCGCCTGGAGATCCTCGCCTCCGACCGCGACCCGTCGGTCTCCGAGGCGTTCGGCGCCTCCGACTACCAGGCGGTCGCCCAGGTTCTGGAGAACTTCTACTCGATCTGCATCACCGACTGCGGCACCGGCCTGCTCCACTCGGCCATGTCGGGTGTGCTGGGACTGGCCGACCAGCTCGTCCTGGTCAGTTCCCCGTCGGTGGACGGCGCCCGCGCGGCCTCGGCGACCCTCGACTGGCTGGAGGCCCACCACTACGAGAACCTCGTCCGTTCCGCCACCGTGGTGCTGTGCAGCGTCCGTCCCCGGTCGAAGTCGACGGTCGACCTCGACCGCCTGGAGGCCCACTTCGCGGCCCGCTGCCGTGCGGTCGTCCGTGTCCCCTACGACCCGCACCTGGAAGAAGGTGCGGAGATCGACCTGGAAAGGCTCCAGGCCGCCACCCGTGACTCCTATCTCCGTCTGGCCGCTTCCGTGGGCGACGGCTTCGCCGGCGGCCCCCAGACCTGACCCGCGGTCTCGCAGGCGCCTCGTCTTCTCCGTCTTCTCCGGAAGCCTGTCTCTCCGGAAGACGAGGCGCCTTCGAGTCCCGGGCACGCCCGGGGCAATGAGAGACTAAGGTGCAATCTGACGCGTTCGGAGAACGCGTCCCAGGAGAGCTCGCCTAGTGGACGATGGCGGCGGTCTTGAAAACCGCTAGGGCTGGTGACAGTCCTCGTGGGTTCGAATCCCACGCTCTCCGCCGACCTTGAGAAACGGCGTCTGACCAGGGGGTTTCCCCGGGTGGGGCGCCGTTGATCGTTTCCGGGGTGTGCAGCGGTAGGCCACTGTGAGCGGCTCTCGGCCGGTGTTCGCGGAATATACGCGGAATGATCTTGGCGGTGTTTTCCCAGGTAGACCGGAAAAGCAGAAGGGCCCCGGTCCCCGGAGCTCCTCCACCACGCGTCCCTCACAGGGTCAGCGCGCCATCAATGCGATGGTTCGCCCGCTCTGTGCCGCCATCGATGCATTTCGCGTAGACCTTGAGCAGCACGTCCACCCCGTGCCCCGCCCGTTCGGCCACGTCGGGGGCCGCCACCCCGGCGTTGAGCCACAGACTCACGGCCGCGTGACGCAGGTCGTACGGGCGGGCCGCCAACGGGGACGCCTGCTGTTCTGGAGTCAGGGCGAAGGCCCGCGCCGCCTTCCACGCCTCGCAGTAGGTCCCGATGGAGATCACCCCGCCGCGCGAGGTCCGGAACAGCCGGCCGTCCTCATGGGCGCCGAACTCGTCGAGGTGCTCTCGCAGGACGGCCACCAGTTCCGGCGGGATGGGCACCGGACGGCCCTCACCCTTTGCCCGGTGCTTGAGTCCGCGTTCGTCGTGAGCCTTGCCGCTGTCGGTCCACTTCTTGTTAGCCTGAGGCTTGGACTTGGCGAGGATCAGCCGGCCCCACCCTCTCTCAGGAAGGTGGCAGTCCTGCCTACGGAGCCCGAGCGCCTCGGCCGGACGCAGGCCGGCGAAGTACAGGCAGGCGAAGAACCCGCGCAGGTGCCGGCCCCGGTCGAGCCGTCCGACATAGGTCACCGCGGTGAGCAGCTTCCGTGCCTGGGCCGGGTTGACCACCACGCGCCGATCCACCACCTCACGGACCTTCGGGGGTTTCCATGCCTTCACCTTGTCGATCGGGTTGGCGGGCAGCTCCTCCAGGTCCACGGCGTACTGGAGAGCGTTGTAGAAGACCGATCGCTTACGGGCGATCGTGGTAGCGGCGGCGGCCCCACCGTCGAGCCGGAGCGTCAGCGCGTCCAGGCCCAGTCGTACGTTCCGGATCTTGGCCAGATCCGAGACGCGGAGCGAGTGACGTTCGAGCCAGGCCAGCGCCGTACGAATCTCTTGCGGACGGGGAAGCTTCCGAGCGGCGGGAGGAAGAGCAAACTGCCGAAGAGCCTCCCGCAGCAGACGCGCGTCAGGCCGGCTCGGAGCGTCCTCGTCAACGAGCGCCGGAGTCACGGTCGCCAGGGCGTCGGTGAGGCTGTCGCGTGTCTTGGCCGCCGCGTGGGACCACTTCATGTCCACGTACGCCATGGCGAAACTGAACCACGTCACCGCGTTCTTGACCGCCAGCAGGGAGAGCGGGAGACCCGTCTCCACATCGAAGGCTTCACCCCGCTTGGCCGCCTGGCGCAGGTCCGACAGGAAGCTCTCGGCGAGCGCCTTCGTCCGCAGGGTCTTGGACCTCTCCTGGCCGCCCACCTTCCAGCGGACCACGTAGGAGGGGGTCTTGCTGGAGGCGTTCCGGCGGATCTCCCAGAACTTCACGTCATAGGAGGCGTTCACGCCGCCTCCCGCAGGGTCTCCAGCCAGGCGGTGAACTCGCTGCGCCAGACGCGGATCTCGCCGTTCGGGAGCTTGATCCCCTGCGGAGCGTGGCCGATCTCCCGCCAGCGGTAGAAGGTACGCCGGGACACCCCGCCGAGCTCGTCGAGGATCTCGGGAACGGTCATCAGTTCGTCCTTCTTCACGCCGCCTCCCGGAGTTCGACTGCCGAAAGATCTCGTCCCTCTGCTCTGGCCCGGAGTTCGTCCAGACGTGCCTTGGTGCGGTGCCGGTTGGCGACCTCGCGCAGCAGGCGTTTGGCCAGCGGGGTGCGGGTCGGGTCCTTGGCCGAGACCGGCCGCCACACGTAGCGGTGCGGGTCGGTGGGGGTGTCGTCGGGCAGGCCGAGCATGTCGAGCACCCAGGCCCGGCGGTCGGCCTTGTGTTCGCGGAGGGTCTTGTTGGACCACTTGCGGGAGACCAGGACCCGGCGTCCGGCGTAGCCGAGGTGTTCGGGTTTGTGTGCCTTGCCCTTGCACCGGCCCGGGACCATCCCGGCCTTGGCGCCCTTGGGCTGGATGCCGTACCGCAGCCAGTTCGCGCACGTCGGCGAGCAGGGTTCGTAGCGCAGCGCCTCGACCATCCGGGCGGCGTGGTCGCGGCGGGCCGGATCGTCGGTGGACGGGTCGTCGGGGTCGAGGGGGTCGCCGAGGTTCTTGGTGAGGTACTTGGTCAGGTAGCCGATGCGCGTGTGGGCGTCCGGTGATCCGGCGACGAGGCCCTGAACGTCGACCTGGGGGCCGAAGCGCACCACGTGCAGGGGCTCGGCGTCCTCGTCGGCGTCGAGCCGGTCGAGGGCTTGGTCCCAGGTGGGCAGCAGTTCCCCGGTGGCCGGGTCGAGGTAGTCGCCGGCCTGTCCGTCCGGGTAGGCGGCGCCGTCGGGCAGGTCGGCCCGTTCCGTCCAGATTGGCAGGTGCTCGCCGTCGAAGCGGACCTCGTCGACGGCCGGCCACCACACCTGGTGGTAGGTGGCCGCGGCGATGGCCTTGATCTCGGCGCGGGGCAGGGTGCCGCGGATGGCCATGTGCAGGTGCGGGGCGAGGCGTTTCTGGGGTTCGACGGTGGCGAAGTACTGCACGTCATAGCCCGCCACTCGCCGCAGGTTCTGCACGAACCGGTCGACCAGTTTGGCGAAGTGCAGCGCGTCGCGGGCGGCTCGGGCGTAGTCGTAGGTGGCCGGGTCGACCGGCACCCCGCGCCCGGACTGGATCTTGCCGTAGGAGGGCAAGGTGAGGGTGACGAACAGCGAGGGCCGATACACCCGCCCGTCCGGGGCGATGAAGGTCCGGCCCAGGGTGGTGTTCTGCTTGGCGCGCCGAGGCAGGTCCGGGGCGTCCTGACGGCGCCGGGTGGAGCGGGAACGGCGGGGCGTGGCCCGGCCACCGGTGACGGTGCCGCGCATGCCGGCGGCGTTGATCTCCGCGTCGATGCTCTCGATGGCCGCGTCCCAGTCAGCGACCTGTTCGTGTTCTCCGGCCTGTTCGGCCGCATCGCGCTTGGCCTGCACGTCGGCGCGGAACTCGATCAGCCACCGCTGATCCTCGGTGGAGGGGTGGGGGTCGGCGACGGGCTCGTGGTCCAGATGCCAGCCTTCCCGGCACTGTGCGCGGCGCAGCTGCTGGTTGCGCTTGGCGCACGGCGGGCACTTGGCCTCCTGGGTGGTGCCGCACGGGATGTTGAACGTCTCGCTCTGCCCGGTGTTGGTGTCGAGGCGGCGCATCTCGACGGGGCGGATGCACACCCCGTTGAGCTTGGCCACCTCGATGGCCACATCCAGGGCCAGGGGCAGGGTCTCGCGGACCAGACGGGGCAGGGTGCGGTCGGCGCCGTTGGGGGTCTCGGGGGTGGACGGGTGGGTGAGAACGTCGATCACGCGGCCTCCTCTCGGTCGGATGCGTCGGCGGTGAGCCGGTAGGCGTCGCGGTAGGGGTCTTTGCGGATCCGGACATCCCGCAGGACGAGGAAGAGCGGGTGAGCGGGAGCGCACAGGAACAGGTCCGGGTCCTGGCGAAGCCGGTCGATCTGTGCGCGGGTGCCCTCGATGACGATCCTCATCAGGCCCCCTCACCCGGCAGGGACGGCGTGGCGCCGGTGAAGACGGCGACCATGTCGCGGATGTCGGCGTCGGACACGTAGGCCGCGCGGACCCGGATCGGGTCGGGGGAGGTCTCCAGCCGCACATACGCCACGCCGGCGCCCTGGGCGGGGATGGGAGAGATGTGGTCGGCCAGCGCGCCCCGGTCCCGGGCGCCGTCACCGAGCACCATGTCGACCTGCTCGGACTCGTCGAGGCGCAGGGCGATCTTGTCGGGGAACAGGTTGCGGATGCTGAGCACGTCCTTGCGCGGGTCCTGGAGGGCGGCCAGGACGCCGACGCCGACCGCGCGGCCCTGGGTGGTGAGGGTGGCCAGCGCGGCGGAGATGCGCAGCTTGAGGCCCTTGTCGGATTGGTAGGCGGTCAGGAATGCCACCTCGTCGACCACGACCAGGACGAACGGGTCCTCGGTGGTGGGGGTGTGGGTGCGCTGGAGGCCGGCGAACCGGTCGGCGCGGTCCTGCATCACCGCCACCGCGGCTTCCAGCAGGTCGGCGCAGGCGCCCGGGGTGGCGGCGTACCGGTCGCCGAACAGGTCTCGGCCGAAGGACAGTTCCATCCGCTTGGGGTCCAGCGCCCAGACCTCGACGAGGCC contains:
- a CDS encoding tyrosine-type recombinase/integrase, with translation MNASYDVKFWEIRRNASSKTPSYVVRWKVGGQERSKTLRTKALAESFLSDLRQAAKRGEAFDVETGLPLSLLAVKNAVTWFSFAMAYVDMKWSHAAAKTRDSLTDALATVTPALVDEDAPSRPDARLLREALRQFALPPAARKLPRPQEIRTALAWLERHSLRVSDLAKIRNVRLGLDALTLRLDGGAAAATTIARKRSVFYNALQYAVDLEELPANPIDKVKAWKPPKVREVVDRRVVVNPAQARKLLTAVTYVGRLDRGRHLRGFFACLYFAGLRPAEALGLRRQDCHLPERGWGRLILAKSKPQANKKWTDSGKAHDERGLKHRAKGEGRPVPIPPELVAVLREHLDEFGAHEDGRLFRTSRGGVISIGTYCEAWKAARAFALTPEQQASPLAARPYDLRHAAVSLWLNAGVAAPDVAERAGHGVDVLLKVYAKCIDGGTERANHRIDGALTL
- a CDS encoding helix-turn-helix transcriptional regulator, which encodes MTVPEILDELGGVSRRTFYRWREIGHAPQGIKLPNGEIRVWRSEFTAWLETLREAA
- a CDS encoding replication initiator, producing the protein MIDVLTHPSTPETPNGADRTLPRLVRETLPLALDVAIEVAKLNGVCIRPVEMRRLDTNTGQSETFNIPCGTTQEAKCPPCAKRNQQLRRAQCREGWHLDHEPVADPHPSTEDQRWLIEFRADVQAKRDAAEQAGEHEQVADWDAAIESIDAEINAAGMRGTVTGGRATPRRSRSTRRRQDAPDLPRRAKQNTTLGRTFIAPDGRVYRPSLFVTLTLPSYGKIQSGRGVPVDPATYDYARAARDALHFAKLVDRFVQNLRRVAGYDVQYFATVEPQKRLAPHLHMAIRGTLPRAEIKAIAAATYHQVWWPAVDEVRFDGEHLPIWTERADLPDGAAYPDGQAGDYLDPATGELLPTWDQALDRLDADEDAEPLHVVRFGPQVDVQGLVAGSPDAHTRIGYLTKYLTKNLGDPLDPDDPSTDDPARRDHAARMVEALRYEPCSPTCANWLRYGIQPKGAKAGMVPGRCKGKAHKPEHLGYAGRRVLVSRKWSNKTLREHKADRRAWVLDMLGLPDDTPTDPHRYVWRPVSAKDPTRTPLAKRLLREVANRHRTKARLDELRARAEGRDLSAVELREAA